One genomic segment of Helianthus annuus cultivar XRQ/B chromosome 14, HanXRQr2.0-SUNRISE, whole genome shotgun sequence includes these proteins:
- the LOC110904709 gene encoding 60S ribosomal protein L35 produces the protein MARIKVHELRFKTKADLFAQLKDLKAELALLRVAKVTGGAPNKLSKIKVVRTSIAQVLTVISQTQKAALRDAYKKKKYLPLDLRPKKTRAIRRRLTKHQASLKTEREKKKEKYFPLRKYAIKA, from the exons ATGG CTCGAATCAAGGTTCATGAGCTCAGGTTCAAAACAAAGGCTGATTTGTTTGCTCAGTTGAAAGATCTCAAGGCCGAACTAGCTCTTCTCCGTGTTGCCAAAGTTACCGGTGGTGCTCCCAACAAGCTCTCCAAGAT AAAAGTGGTGAGGACATCAATTGCGCAGGTGCTGACTGTGATTTCACAGACTCAGAAGGCTGCTCTTAGGGATGCCTACAAGAAGAAGAAGTATTTGCCTCTTGACTTGCGTCCCAAGAAAACCAGAGCCATTCGTAGACGTCTAACCAAGCATCAG GCTTCATTGAAGACcgaaagagagaagaagaaagagaagtaCTTCCCATTGAGGAAGTATGCTATCAAGGCGTAA
- the LOC110904710 gene encoding pentatricopeptide repeat-containing protein At2g33680, with protein sequence MTAAPYYRSIFTQFLEYTQQKNLPNGRTLHAHIIKTGSIHCSYIANTLVNFYAKCHRLPEAHLAFESIENKDVVSWNSLINGYSQLGGPQNSVIVMHLFKKMMSQAHLVLPDARTFAGVFTAASALGDCFGGKQGHTVTVKLGRCDDIFVGSSLLNMYCKAGLVEDARKVFDEMPERNSISWATMISGYSMQRICGEALELFRELVAYEEAYVNEFVVTSILSAFTLPEYVHIGSQIHCLGLKHGLLSHVSVGNAIVTMYSKCGSLDEAVKAFDLSSNKNSITWSAMITGYAQGGDHKKALELFSKMHFNGLVASEFTLVGVLNACSDGTAIGEGKEAHAYSIKLGFQYQIYIMTAVVDMYAKCGFLDDARKGFDHLQEPDVVLWTSMIGGYVQNGENERAIDLFCKMQTQGISPNEPTMASVLKACSSLAALEQGKQIHATTIKHGFGLEAPIGGALSTMYAKCGSLKDGDLVFTRMPSRDVISWNAMISGLSQNGQGVEALELFTKMQIEGTKPDYVTFVNILTACSHMGMVEKGWEYFNMMSNEYGITPRIDHYACMVDLLSRGGKLNEAKDFIESAPIDHGLCLWRILLSACRNYHNYELGAYAGEKLMELGSQESSAYVLLSSIYKALGRLSDVERVRRMMSVRGVSKEPGCSWIELKSHNHVFVVGDQLHPQVDEIRLELNRLSKVMKDEGYHPESDLNFADLEV encoded by the coding sequence atgaCTGCAGCTCCATATTACCGATCCATCTTCACCCAATTCCTCGAATACACCCAGCAAAAAAACCTCCCAAACGGCAGAACACTTCACGCACACATCATCAAAACCGGCTCCATACACTGCTCTTACATCGCCAACACCCTCGTTAACTTCTACGCCAAATGCCACCGCTTACCCGAAGCTCATCTTGCCTTTGAAAGCATCGAAAACAAAGACGTTGTCTCATGGAACTCATTAATCAATGGATACTCTCAACTGGGTGGGCCCCAgaactccgtcattgtcatgcaCCTGTTCAAGAAAATGATGAGCCAAGCGCATTTGGTGCTACCTGATGCACGTACTTTTGCAGGTGTTTTTACTGCTGCGTCGGCTTTAGGGGACTGTTTTGGAGGGAAACAAGGTCATACGGTTACTGTTAAGTTGGGAAGATGTGATGACATTTTTGTTGGTAGTTCTTTGTTGAACATGTATTGTAAAGCGGGGTTGGTTGAAGATGCTcgcaaggtgtttgatgaaatgcctgagAGAAATTCGATTTCTTGGGCTACTATGATTTCCGGGTATTCGATGCAGAGGATTTGTGGGGAGGCTTTAGAGCTTTTTAGGGAGTTGGTAGCTTACGAAGAGGCGTACGTGAACGAGTTTGTCGTCACAAGCATTTTAAGCGCGTTTACTTTGCCTGAATATGTTCACATCGGATCGCAAATTCATTGTCTTGGACTTAAACATGGGTTGTTATCTCATGTGTCTGTCGGTAACGCGATTGTCACGATGTATTCGAAGTGTGGAAGCTTGGATGAGGCTGTAAAAGCATTTGATTTGTCGAGTAATAAGAACTCTATCACATGGTCTGCGATGATCACCGGCTATGCACAGGGTGGAGATCATAAAAAGGCATTGGAATTGTTCTCGAAAATGCATTTTAACGGGTTAGTTGCTAGTGAATTTACGCTAGTTGGGGTCCTTAACGCTTGTAGTGATGGTACGGCTATTGGTGAGGGAAAAGAGGCACATGCATACTCGATTAAACTAGGGTTCCAATATCAAATATACATAATGACGGCCGTAGTTGATATGTACGCTAAATGCGGTTTCTTAGACGATGCTCGAAAGGGGTTTGATCATTTACAAGAACCAGACGTTGTGTTGTGGACTTCAATGATCGGAGGATACGTTCAAAACGGAGAAAACGAGCGTGCGATCGACTTGTTTTGTAAAATGCAAACGCAAGGTATCTCACCAAACGAGCCAACAATGGCGAGTGTTTTAAAAGCATGTTCAAGTCTCGCTGCACTCGAGCAAGGAAAACAAATTCACGCAACTACTATCAAACACGGATTCGGGCTCGAGGCTCCGATCGGAGGTGCACTGTCAACCATGTACGCTAAATGCGGAAGCCTAAAAGACGGAGATCTTGTATTTACGAGAATGCCATCACGAGACGTTATTTCATGGAACGCGATGATTTCTGGTCTGTCCCAGAACGGGCAAGGCGTTGAAGCACTTGAATTGTTCACGAAAATGCAGATCGAAGGTACAAAACCGGATTACGTTACTTTCGTTAACATTCTCACTGCGTGTAGCCACATGGGAATGGTGGAaaaaggatgggagtatttcaaTATGATGTCGAATGAATACGGTATTACTCCAAGAATAGACCATTACGCATGCATGGTCGATCTTTTGAGCCGTGGTGGAAAGCTCAATGAAGCAAAAGATTTTATCGAATCCGCTCCGATTGATCATGGTCTATGTTTATGGCGTATACTGTTAAGTGCTTGTAGGAATTATCATAACTATGAGTTAGGAGCGTATGCgggtgagaaactaatggaaTTGGGGTCACAAGAATCTTCTGCATATGTGTTGTTGTCGAGTATTTATAAGGCTCTTGGAAGATTGAGCGATGTTGAACGGGTTAGACGAATGATGAGTGTTCGTGGGGTGAGTAAGGAGCCAGGGTGTAGCTGGATCGAGCTTAAGAGTCACAATCATGTGTTTGTCGTTGGAGACCAGTTACATCCGCAAGTTGACGAAATACGTTTGGAGCTAAATAGATTGAGTAAAGTGATGAAAGATGAAGGTTACCATCCTGAATCTGATTTAAATTTTGCGGATTTGGAGGTGTGA
- the LOC110904713 gene encoding uncharacterized protein LOC110904713 — protein MENGRKTPSVIARLMGIDETPTRQQPVLGQQRVLSKNYLQKSASIGKRSRKDLPNSVVGSKKRANLRTNKDSLSRDFERKSLCFDGMQGVKSPVVFGLDDDGKNGKLAKNIVLRPNLGNVQRVSGPSFLLDSQSVFGWEAKKQLLERHKMRKVSQQLQPDFMKTIGVKNKEGWNHEPVAKLPIFKGLDFSSNRSAKSVKVIRSDMAINTKKNFLVSNLSTTLALRSDAEPETKNVESFHGDTEDKSNGSMIDECSSGLSDLSSEEGSPIRSHEDDSVSSNGVHTDEEHSDGKVESYQHSPNSVLETPFREDNSSSSECFARAKSDLRGLWKQLQLLKSESEETDSKPEEMVTSSDSERSTCTDQNTRLSGSKESRDFSYLVDVLNESGFQDGNIETCFKRWHSAECMTGPSVFEALEKKYGKQELWHKAERRLLFDRINSGMTEIVRPRVDIRVCAKPLRRKMRSMSRRDVIEEELSALLRSQEKGVDDGVSEKAVGRGLWFDPVDELDSLVTEIEIFLFDKLAGELVSA, from the exons ATGGAAAACGGTCGAAAGACACCGAGTGTTATTGCAAGATTGATGGGTATCGACGAGACGCCAACGCGCCAGCAGCCTGTCTTGGGACAGCAAAGAGTGTTGTCTAAGAATTATCTACAGAAATCTGCTTCTATAGGAAAGAGGTCAAGAAAAGATTTACCAAACAGTGTTGTGGGATCCAAGAAACGGGCGAATCTGAGAACGAATAAAGATTCTTTATCGAGAGATTTTGAGCGGAAAAGTTTGTGTTTTGATGGAATGCAGGGTGTGAAGTCACCCGTTGTTTTCGGTTTGGATGATGATGGAAAAAATGGAAAATTGGCTAAAAATATTGTTTTGAGACCAAATTTAGGAAATGTACAACGTGTTTCTGGACCGTCGTTTCTACTTGATTCGCAGAGCGTTTTCGGTTGGGAAGCGAAGAAACAACTATTGGAGAGACATAAGATGAGAAAAGTTTCGCAACAACTTCAACCGGATTTTATGAAGACTATAGGTGTTAAAAACAAAGAAGGTTGGAACCATGAGCCTGTTGCTAAATTACCAATTTTTAAAGGCTTGGACTTTTCTTCTAATCGGAGCGCAAAATCTGTCAAAGTGATTAGAAGTGATATGGCTATAAACACCAAGAAGAATTTTTTGGTTTCAAATTTATCGACCACGTTAGCTCTAAGGTCTGATGCAGAACCAGAAACCAAAAATGTTGAATCTTTTCATGGTGACACTGAAGACAAAAGCAACGGTTCTATGATCGATGAATGTTCTTCCGGTTTATCGGATCTGTCATCTGAAGAG GGTTCACCTATTAGATCCCATGAAGATGACTCGGTATCTTCGAATGGTGTGCATACTGATGAAGAACATTCTGATGGTAAGGTTGAATCCTACCAGCACAGTCCAAATTCGGTACTAGAAACACCGTTCAGGGAAGATAATTCATCAAGTTCCGAGTGTTTTGCTAGAGCAAAGTCTGATCTCCGTG GTCTGTGGAAGCAACTTCAGCTTCTCAAGTCCGAATCAGAAGAAACCGACAGCAAGCCTGAAGAAATGGTTACATCGAGCGACAGTGAAAGATCTACTTGTACCGATCAAAACACGAGATTGTCTGGATCCAAAGAAAGTCGGGACTTTTCATACCTGGTAGATGTACTAAACGAATCGGGGTTCCAAGATGGGAACATAGAGACATGCTTTAAAAGATGGCATTCTGCAGAATGTATGACAGGTCCTTCGGTTTTTGAAGCATTAGAGAAGAAATACGGGAAGCAAGAGTTATGGCATAAAGCGGAAAGGAGGcttctgtttgaccgtataaattcaGGGATGACGGAAATTGTGAGGCCACGGGTGGACATTAGAGTTTGCGCGAAGCCTTTGAGAAGAAAGATGCGAAGTATGTCGAGGAGAGATGTTATTGAGGAAGAACTGTCTGCATTGTTACGCAGTCAAGAAAAAGGAGTCGACGATGGGGTGTCTGAGAAGGCTGTCGGAAGAGGGTTGTGGTTTGATCCGGTGGACGAGTTGGATTCTCTTGTGACAGAGATTGAAATCTTTCTGTTTGATAAGTTGGCAGGGGAGTTGGTCTCTGCTTAA
- the LOC110904714 gene encoding F-box/kelch-repeat protein At3g23880 has translation MSDNIPFEIQEEIMKRLPVRSLIQFRSVSKAWKSLIDSSRFITNYNNQQKHILVRYHHVGSVHSKEKYVSIVDDDSFPHQRVSVTLPLCVRILQDYYSIGSSHGLLCFYGLYRDYYGPNTKTEKVVLWNPSIRKAAAFVVPNSGDMYAYGTVLGFGVCRQTNDPKIVKIAYMHSWEEDMEIPRQVEVFTLSTRSWRSSYGTNLPRKSIEFGCDGRCIDGFYYWLATDRSTIDDDLWAYNLIISFDITSEEFREVNLPDSLVYDGSKHDLSFSSLRESLVVLRRNEHDENVVDVWLMEDGVSKPFTKLFTIYSPNAVLYCVWEFRKSGEPVFLPVDNDADLRKVPTPLRIAVYEPKSKHISNLDLGINGECSFDVYSYVETLLLHDLPTFYGF, from the coding sequence atgtcagACAACATACCATTCGAAATTCAAGAGGAAATCATGAAAAGGCTGCCTGTGAGATCCTTGATTCAGTTCCGATCGGTCTCCAAAGCATGGAAGTCTCTCATCGATAGCTCTCGTTTTATTACCAATTATAACAACCAACAGAAACATATACTTGTAAGGTATCATCATGTTGGTTCAGTTCATTCTAAggaaaaatatgtttcaattgttgatgatgatagtTTCCCCCACCAGAGAGTTTCCGTTACTCTTCCTCTATGTGTTAGGATACTTCAAGATTATTATTCAATCGGCAGCTCTCATGGCCTGTTGTGTTTCTACGGTCTTTATCGTGATTATTATGGTCCCAATACCAAAACCGAAAAGGTTGTTCTTTGGAATCCTTCTATTAGAAAAGCAGCTGCTTTCGTTGTGCCTAATTCCGGAGATATGTATGCATATGGAACTGTACTAGGTTTTGGGGTTTGTCGTCAGACTAATGACCCTAAGATTGTCAAGATCGCATATATGCATAGTTGGGAGGAGGATATGGAAATCCCAAGGCAAGTTGAGGTCTTTACGTTAAGCACGCGTTCTTGGAGAAGTTCGTACGGCACAAATCTTCCTCGTAAATCAATTGAATTTGGCTGTGATGGACGATGTATAGATGGGTTTTATTATTGGCTTGCTACTGATAGGAGTACTATAGATGATGATCTTTGGGCTTATAATCTGATTATTTCATTTGATATAACAAGTGAAGAATTTAGGGAAGTAAACCTACCGGATAGTTTGGTATATGACGGGTCTAAGCATGATTTGTCCTTCTCTAGTCTAAGGGAGTCTCTTGTTGTGCTTAGACGCAATGAGCATGATGAGAATGTTGTTGATGTTTGGCTGATGGAGGATGGGGTATCGAAACCATTTACAAAGCTATTCACTATTTACTCGCCAAATGCAGTATTATATTGCGTATGGGAATTTAGGAAGAGTGGTGAACCTGTGTTTCTACCTGTAGATAATGACGCTGACCTGCGTAAAGTCCCAACCCCATTACGGATTGCTGTTTATGAACCCAAATCAAAACACATCAGTAATCTTGATCTTGGGATTAATGGCGAATGTTCATTTGATGTGTATTCCTACGTGGAAACACTACTTCTGCATGATCTGCCAACATTCTACGGTTTTTAA